One region of Rhizophagus irregularis chromosome 18, complete sequence genomic DNA includes:
- a CDS encoding uncharacterized protein (SECRETED:cutsite_TNA-AP; SECRETED:prob_0.9426); SECRETED:SignalP(1-21) produces MYKLNIIIIFFLCIAAIFTNAAPLNTVPQNPSSSLTARSALNLNSDASAIYHAKKRRGIIIPELDLSDSDTIRPKIIKNRMIKRNPINYNAANHSTKDAVSQEKRAQDKKRAQKKERRSIVWKVDENILFKRNENPTIYNLDLTSPLPNITTFGFGDNKLRQRQRQRQQQQFSYT; encoded by the exons atgtataaattaaacattatcataatatttttcttgtgTATAGCCGCAATTTTTACAAACGCTGCACCTCTCAATACAGTACCACAAAATCCCTCATCATCATTAACGGCACGTTCAGCGTTAAATCTTAATTCAGATGCGTCAGCTATATATCAtgctaaaaaaagaagaggtATAATAATTCCTGAATTGGACTTATCAGATTCTGATACGATTAGACCAAAGATTATTAAGAACagaatgataaaaagaaatccCATTAATTATAATGCTGCTAATCATTCTACAAAAGATGCTGTTTCTCAAGAAAAACGAGCTCAAGACAAAAAACGAGctcaaaagaaagaaagaaggTCTATCGTTTGGAAAGTTGATGAGAATATATTATTCAAGAGAAATGAAAA TCCAACCATATACAATTTGGATTTAACGAGTCCATTACCAAACATCACGACTTTTGGATTTGGCGACAATAAATTACGACAACGACAACGACAACGACAACAACAACAATTTTCATATACATAG